A window from Bos indicus isolate NIAB-ARS_2022 breed Sahiwal x Tharparkar chromosome 1, NIAB-ARS_B.indTharparkar_mat_pri_1.0, whole genome shotgun sequence encodes these proteins:
- the DAZL gene encoding deleted in azoospermia-like: MSAANPETPNSTISREASTQSSSATTSQGYVLPEGKIMPNTVFVGGIDVRMDETEIRSFFARYGSVKEVKIITDRTGVSKGYGFVSFYNDVDVQKIVESQINFHGKKLKLGPAIRKQNLCAYHVQPRPLVFNPPPPPQFQSVWSNPNAETYMQPPTMINPITQYVQAYPPYPSSPVQVITGYQLPVYNYQMPPQWPAGEQRSYVIPPAYTTINYHCNEVDTGAEVLPSECSVHEATPSSGNGPQKKSVDRSIQTVVSCLFNPENRLRNSVVTQDDYFKDKRVHHFRRSRAVLKSV; encoded by the exons ATG TCTGCTGCAAATCCTGAGACTCCAAACTCAACCATCTCCAGAGAGGCCAGCACCCAGTCGTCTTCAGCTACCACCAGCCAAGGCTATGTTTTACCAGAAGGCAAAATCATGCCAAACACTGTTTTTGTCGGTGGAATTGATGTTAGG ATGGATGAAACAGAAATTAGAAGTTTCTTTGCTAGATATGGTTCAGTAAAAGAAGTGAAGATAATCACGGATCGAACTGGTGTGTCCAAAGG CTAtggatttgtttcattttataatgaCGTGGATGTGCAGAAGATAGTAGAA tCACAGATAAATTTCCATGGTAAAAAGCTGAAACTGGGCCCTGCAATCAGGAAACAAAATTTGT gtGCTTATCATGTGCAGCCACGTCCTTTGGTTTTTaatcctcctcctccaccacaaTTTCAGAGTGTCTGGAGTAATCCAAACGCTGAAACTTACATGCAGCCTCCAACCATGATAAACCCTATAACTCAGTATGTTCAG GCTTATCCTCCTTATCCAAGTTCACCAGTTCAGGTTATCACTGGATATCAGCTGCCTGTTTATAATTATCAG atgccacCGCAGTGGCCTGCTGGGGAACAAAGGAGTTATGTTATTCCTCCG GCTTATACAACCATTAACTACCACTGTAATGAAGTTGATACCGGAGCTGAGGTTTTGCCCAGTGAATGCTCGGTTCATGAAGCTACTCCGTCCTCTGGAAATGGCCCACAAAAG AAATCTGTGGACAGAAGCATACAGACGGTGGTATCTTGTCTGTTTAATCCAGAGAATAGACTGAGAAACTCCGTTGTCACTCAAGATGACTACTTCAAG